The genome window GAAAAATTCTCCTGAAGTCTCGAATTGATTTCATAATCAGAATTTAATGATAAGCATCCCATATCGATAACGGTTTTCAAAATCGTATAAGGAGCCTCGATTATCGGATTTTTTTAAATTAAATCCTCAGGTTCTATTATTTTCAGTTTTCTAAAATAATCGAAAAATTCGTTTTCGATCGTTTCCCTTCTCGTTTTTTTTGCGGGGCCCAAGATCAACAGACGATTCTCCGCTCGCGATAAACCGACGTACAAAATTCTTCTTTCCTCTTCGAGCAATTCCAAGGGAGAATCCGGTTTTGCGTTCCAGCCGTCGGCCACGTCCACGAACACGGTGTGGAATTCCAAACCCTTGCTCGCGTGTATCGTCATCAGGAAATCTTCGGGAACTCCGGCTCGAACATATTCAGCAATTCTAAAGTTTGATCGACAGAGAATTTGAACGTCGTTCTCTGCCGGTTCGAGCGATCGAATCAAAAATGGAATCAAGTCCGAAACTTCTTCGATCGGAATTTTTCCCGCGAGTCCCTTTCCTGCGCGCGCCGGAAGAACTTCCTTTTCGATTTTTTCGCGGTTTTTCCCGATGGGAATCGCGGAAGCACGAATGATTTCGGGAAGAGATCGGTAGTTTACGTTCAAGAAATGAATCCTACAAGGCTGAAAGAGTTTTTGAAAATTCAAAAAAGCGAATGGAGAACAACCTCTAAATCCGTATATGCTTTGAGAATCGTCTCCGACGACCGTAATCGAAGCGCTTTGAGAAAGGAGTTTTAAGAACTCGAGTTGTTCCGAATCCGTATCTTGAAACTCGTCTACGATGATTTTTCGAAGCGTTCGTTTCGGTTCGAGCGTCCAAACCTCTTCGTTTTTCAGACCGTCCAAAAACATTCTCACCAAATCCTCAAAGTCCAAAAAAGCGTTTTCCAGTTTGTAATTTTGATAAGCGAACTCGAGATCCTTTTTCAATTCCGGAAAATATTCCCGAATATAAGGAACATTCTCCGCCCAAAAAAGCTCGTAAGGAATTCCGCCGACTTCTTCTCGCTTCGATTTCAGATATTCACGATAAAAGACGATCTTATCCTCCGGCGGAAGGATTTTCGGTTTTTGAACTTTAAACTTAGGATGCCAGCGGCTGAGCGCATACAAACAATAGGCGTGAAACGTCTGCACTCGAATCGAATCTTTTGCGGTGGCTCGTAAGATTCGTTCCGAAATTTCTCCTGCGGCTTTTCTGGAAAACGTCAAGACCAGAACGGATTCTTCAGGAAATAAGTTTTCAACTAAAATTCGTTCGATGATTCCGACCATCGTGCTCGTTTTACCGGAACCGGCCGCGGCCACGACTTGAACGAATCTTGTATCATCTTCGATGACCGCTTTTTGGGCTTCACTATATAGAACCTTCTTTTCCATTGGTTTGCTCCGTTGCCGAAACCGGTTCTTGAAAGCGAAAAACAAGGGAGAATATTCGGATTTTTTGATAGGTTCGGGAAAAAGGCTGTACTTTTTCGAAAAGAAACCGGAGGATTGAATCGGTCCTTCCGATTTCGATCGGGAAGTGACTTCTCACAGGTTTGAAGATCGAATGATGACGCAAAGCCCCGTTCCCATTTTACCGCGAAAAAGAACCCGATTCCGCGCAACGGTTGGGTCCGTGCTTCCTCATAAAAATCCGGAGTTGTCGAGAATTCTTCTGCAGGACATTTGTCTTTTGATTTCCGGAAGACCGGTGATTCAGGCACAACTCTTCTATCTTTCCCGAAAATTCCGATCCATGGATCTGAAACCGGGAAACGAAGTCGAGTTTGACGCAAGGATCAAACCCGATCGAAAAGGCCTTTCTTCCGATTCGATCCGATTGAATTATCCCACGAAAATCTTCCGTTTTAATCCTGGAAAAGAGCGCTTCCTTTTTTAGCGTTTTACGCGTTTGACTTACCCGATCCTCGGTAAATTCTATCCTAAAATGAATTTACGATAGAACCTCGCTCTTTCGAGCAGGGGAGGTACCTTGGAAACCCTTAAGTTTTTTCTCGATTTCTTTTTAAACCTGGAAGCGCACTTGGATACGATCATTCAAACGTATCAAAACGGCACTTACGTCATTCTATTTTTGATTATCTTTGCGGAAACCGGTTTGGTCGTTACGCCGTTCCTTCCCGGAGATTCCCTTCTTTTTGCGGTCGGCGCGTTTATTGCGAGAGGTTCCCTAGATTTGGGGAGTACGCTCGTCCTTCTTATCATCGCAGCGATTTTAGGCGATACGGTCAATTATTCGGTAGGGAACTTTACCGGAGAAAAGATATTAGAAAAAGAGAAAATACCTTTGATCAAAAAGGAACATCTCCAAAAAGCCCATCGATTTTACGAAATTTACGGCGGTAAAACGATCATCATCGCTCGATTTATTCCGATTATCCGTACGTTCGCCCC of Leptospira sanjuanensis contains these proteins:
- a CDS encoding UvrD-helicase domain-containing protein; this translates as MEKKVLYSEAQKAVIEDDTRFVQVVAAAGSGKTSTMVGIIERILVENLFPEESVLVLTFSRKAAGEISERILRATAKDSIRVQTFHAYCLYALSRWHPKFKVQKPKILPPEDKIVFYREYLKSKREEVGGIPYELFWAENVPYIREYFPELKKDLEFAYQNYKLENAFLDFEDLVRMFLDGLKNEEVWTLEPKRTLRKIIVDEFQDTDSEQLEFLKLLSQSASITVVGDDSQSIYGFRGCSPFAFLNFQKLFQPCRIHFLNVNYRSLPEIIRASAIPIGKNREKIEKEVLPARAGKGLAGKIPIEEVSDLIPFLIRSLEPAENDVQILCRSNFRIAEYVRAGVPEDFLMTIHASKGLEFHTVFVDVADGWNAKPDSPLELLEEERRILYVGLSRAENRLLILGPAKKTRRETIENEFFDYFRKLKIIEPEDLI
- a CDS encoding DedA family protein, which codes for METLKFFLDFFLNLEAHLDTIIQTYQNGTYVILFLIIFAETGLVVTPFLPGDSLLFAVGAFIARGSLDLGSTLVLLIIAAILGDTVNYSVGNFTGEKILEKEKIPLIKKEHLQKAHRFYEIYGGKTIIIARFIPIIRTFAPFVAGIGTMTYVKFIAYNVIGGIVWISIFILGGYYFGNLEFVKRNFKIVIFAIIIISVMPAVIEYWKERRKGRV